In Zea mays cultivar B73 chromosome 7, Zm-B73-REFERENCE-NAM-5.0, whole genome shotgun sequence, the following proteins share a genomic window:
- the LOC118472964 gene encoding zinc finger protein 385B-like isoform X3 encodes MVLCKCNSSHHGIAADDVEWTRPAPFTFREQSMRPWRWSVSQECYVDVDEVHDRKQKEGRHRSVVLKSEKPAMEDGECLRPCCNGKASQENSKVEDQKSQESSETIQPKTTLPSVKWELTGITIPVKKKKRHQKLSCEICQVQATSEHSLQEHRAGRKHQLKEAIDQKVQLTEESSSSTEQKTSSIKWSCSTCQANGTSESDLKEHLNGRTHRQNIKAQLMESDGIAKTNELQEPECPKNNAPQHSEKPPPMSSTHCLANSTHELELRGHLLAKPQALLDEISNLSRNSESREATVLPNIAPQHTEQTPGSNCSILQADSDCKLDLEHQFGAKIHQLNVQDLLEEAKKTGDFPPEIAKDQQPPSEWGCVICQAKCYSAPQFAQHCRGKKHQKKVEALQGGVDAKSSNLTTVHKAASNGPDCSSSSSEKVEDQTALWSCGVCNVQCNSESMLAGHCKEEEHMEKQKLRDFCEVCNLKCNSEKMLAHHLSGSKHQKRLSANKRNAVVAWVPVALRGIVQ; translated from the exons ATGGTCCTGTGCAAGTGCAACAGCTCACATCATGGTATTGCCGCTGATGATGTGGAATGGACTAGGCCTGCTCCCTTCACCTTCAGGGAGCAGTCCATGCGACCTTGGCGATGGTCAGTCAGTCAAGAATGTTATGTCGATGTGGATGAGGTTCATGATCGAAAGCAAAAGGAGGGAAGGCACAGGAGTGTAGTGTTGAAGTCTGAGAAGCCTGCCATGGAAGATGGTGAATGCTTGAGACCTTGTTGTAATGGTAAGGCAAGTCAGGAGAATTCAAAAGTCGAAGATCAGAAATCACAAGAATCCAGTGAG ACCATACAGCCCAAGACGACTTTGCCTTCAGTGAAATGGGAACTGACAGGAATAACAATACCAGTTAAGAAAAAGAAACGACACCAGAAACTGAGTTGTGAAATCTGCCAGGTGCAAGCAACTAGTGAGCACAGCTTACAAGAACACCGTGCAGGGCGTAAGCACCAATTAAAAGAAGCAATTGATCAGAAGGTACAATTAACAGAAGAATCCTCTTCCAGCACAGAGCAGAAAACATCCTCGATAAAATGGAGCTGCAGTACATGCCAGGCCAACGGTACAAGCGAATCAGACCTGAAGGAGCATCTAAATGGAAGAACACACCGACAAAACATTAAAGCGCAACTCATGGAGAGTGATGGCATTGCTAAGACTAATGAGCTGCAGGAACCAGAGTGCCCTAAGAACAATGCACCACAACATTCAGAGAAGCCACCTCCGATGAGTTCTACCCATTGCCTAGCGAACTCTACTCATGAATTGGAGTTACGAGGGCACCTTTTAGCTAAGCCTCAAGCTCTACTGGACGAAATCAGTAACCTGTCAAGGAATTCTGAGTCGCGAGAAGCCACGGTGCTTCCGAACATTGCACCGCAACATACAGAGCAGACTCCAGGATCAAATTGTAGCATACTTCAAGCTGATTCTGATTGCAAATTAGACTTGGAGCACCAATTTGGAGCGAAGATACACCAACTGAATGTCCAGGACCTACTTGAAGAAGCCAAGAAAACAGGAGATTTTCCACCAGAAATTGCCAAGGACCAGCAACCGCCCTCTGAATGGGGTTGTGTTATCTGTCAGGCAAAATGTTACTCCGCACCTCAATTCGCTCAGCACTGCAGAGGCAAGAAACACCAAAAGAAGGTGGAGGCACTACAAGGAGGCGTGGATGCCAAATCAAGTAATCTGACGACAGTGCACAAAGCAGCTTCAAATGGTCCTGACTGCAGCAGTTCGAGTTCAGAGAAGGTGGAGGATCAGACAGCATTGTGGTCGTGCGGGGTTTGCAATGTGCAGTGCAACAGCGAGAGTATGCTTGCAGGCCATTGTAAGGAGGAGGAACATATGGAGAAACAGAAGTTGCGGGATTTCTGCGAGGTCTGCAATTTGAAGTGCAACAGCGAAAAGATGCTTGCTCACCATCTTTCTGGGAGTAAGCACCAGAAAAGGCTCAGTGCGAACAAGCGAAATGCAGTTGTGGCTTGGGTCCCGGTGGCACTGAGGGGAATTGTACAGTAA
- the LOC118472964 gene encoding zinc finger protein 346-like isoform X1: MEFARRGRGDEDIDDMHRFIDLPPPHVDPLLVIREALLSQLQKDRLRQEIIQVELAKIERAMVLCKCNSSHHGIAADDVEWTRPAPFTFREQSMRPWRWSVSQECYVDVDEVHDRKQKEGRHRSVVLKSEKPAMEDGECLRPCCNGKASQENSKVEDQKSQESSETIQPKTTLPSVKWELTGITIPVKKKKRHQKLSCEICQVQATSEHSLQEHRAGRKHQLKEAIDQKVQLTEESSSSTEQKTSSIKWSCSTCQANGTSESDLKEHLNGRTHRQNIKAQLMESDGIAKTNELQEPECPKNNAPQHSEKPPPMSSTHCLANSTHELELRGHLLAKPQALLDEISNLSRNSESREATVLPNIAPQHTEQTPGSNCSILQADSDCKLDLEHQFGAKIHQLNVQDLLEEAKKTGDFPPEIAKDQQPPSEWGCVICQAKCYSAPQFAQHCRGKKHQKKVEALQGGVDAKSSNLTTVHKAASNGPDCSSSSSEKVEDQTALWSCGVCNVQCNSESMLAGHCKEEEHMEKQKLRDFCEVCNLKCNSEKMLAHHLSGSKHQKRLSANKRNAVVAWVPVALRGIVQ; encoded by the exons ATGGAATTCGCTCGCCGAGGCCGCGGCGACGAGGACATCGACGACATGCACCGGTTCATCGACCTTCCGCCGCCTCACG TGGACCCATTGCTGGTGATTAGGGAAGCGCTGCTGTCACAGCTTCAGAAGGATCGTCTTCGCCAGGAGATCATCCAGGTTGAGTTGGCTAAGATAGAGCGTGCCATGGTCCTGTGCAAGTGCAACAGCTCACATCATGGTATTGCCGCTGATGATGTGGAATGGACTAGGCCTGCTCCCTTCACCTTCAGGGAGCAGTCCATGCGACCTTGGCGATGGTCAGTCAGTCAAGAATGTTATGTCGATGTGGATGAGGTTCATGATCGAAAGCAAAAGGAGGGAAGGCACAGGAGTGTAGTGTTGAAGTCTGAGAAGCCTGCCATGGAAGATGGTGAATGCTTGAGACCTTGTTGTAATGGTAAGGCAAGTCAGGAGAATTCAAAAGTCGAAGATCAGAAATCACAAGAATCCAGTGAG ACCATACAGCCCAAGACGACTTTGCCTTCAGTGAAATGGGAACTGACAGGAATAACAATACCAGTTAAGAAAAAGAAACGACACCAGAAACTGAGTTGTGAAATCTGCCAGGTGCAAGCAACTAGTGAGCACAGCTTACAAGAACACCGTGCAGGGCGTAAGCACCAATTAAAAGAAGCAATTGATCAGAAGGTACAATTAACAGAAGAATCCTCTTCCAGCACAGAGCAGAAAACATCCTCGATAAAATGGAGCTGCAGTACATGCCAGGCCAACGGTACAAGCGAATCAGACCTGAAGGAGCATCTAAATGGAAGAACACACCGACAAAACATTAAAGCGCAACTCATGGAGAGTGATGGCATTGCTAAGACTAATGAGCTGCAGGAACCAGAGTGCCCTAAGAACAATGCACCACAACATTCAGAGAAGCCACCTCCGATGAGTTCTACCCATTGCCTAGCGAACTCTACTCATGAATTGGAGTTACGAGGGCACCTTTTAGCTAAGCCTCAAGCTCTACTGGACGAAATCAGTAACCTGTCAAGGAATTCTGAGTCGCGAGAAGCCACGGTGCTTCCGAACATTGCACCGCAACATACAGAGCAGACTCCAGGATCAAATTGTAGCATACTTCAAGCTGATTCTGATTGCAAATTAGACTTGGAGCACCAATTTGGAGCGAAGATACACCAACTGAATGTCCAGGACCTACTTGAAGAAGCCAAGAAAACAGGAGATTTTCCACCAGAAATTGCCAAGGACCAGCAACCGCCCTCTGAATGGGGTTGTGTTATCTGTCAGGCAAAATGTTACTCCGCACCTCAATTCGCTCAGCACTGCAGAGGCAAGAAACACCAAAAGAAGGTGGAGGCACTACAAGGAGGCGTGGATGCCAAATCAAGTAATCTGACGACAGTGCACAAAGCAGCTTCAAATGGTCCTGACTGCAGCAGTTCGAGTTCAGAGAAGGTGGAGGATCAGACAGCATTGTGGTCGTGCGGGGTTTGCAATGTGCAGTGCAACAGCGAGAGTATGCTTGCAGGCCATTGTAAGGAGGAGGAACATATGGAGAAACAGAAGTTGCGGGATTTCTGCGAGGTCTGCAATTTGAAGTGCAACAGCGAAAAGATGCTTGCTCACCATCTTTCTGGGAGTAAGCACCAGAAAAGGCTCAGTGCGAACAAGCGAAATGCAGTTGTGGCTTGGGTCCCGGTGGCACTGAGGGGAATTGTACAGTAA
- the LOC118472964 gene encoding zinc finger protein 346-like isoform X2, with amino-acid sequence MTVPCAVDPLLVIREALLSQLQKDRLRQEIIQVELAKIERAMVLCKCNSSHHGIAADDVEWTRPAPFTFREQSMRPWRWSVSQECYVDVDEVHDRKQKEGRHRSVVLKSEKPAMEDGECLRPCCNGKASQENSKVEDQKSQESSETIQPKTTLPSVKWELTGITIPVKKKKRHQKLSCEICQVQATSEHSLQEHRAGRKHQLKEAIDQKVQLTEESSSSTEQKTSSIKWSCSTCQANGTSESDLKEHLNGRTHRQNIKAQLMESDGIAKTNELQEPECPKNNAPQHSEKPPPMSSTHCLANSTHELELRGHLLAKPQALLDEISNLSRNSESREATVLPNIAPQHTEQTPGSNCSILQADSDCKLDLEHQFGAKIHQLNVQDLLEEAKKTGDFPPEIAKDQQPPSEWGCVICQAKCYSAPQFAQHCRGKKHQKKVEALQGGVDAKSSNLTTVHKAASNGPDCSSSSSEKVEDQTALWSCGVCNVQCNSESMLAGHCKEEEHMEKQKLRDFCEVCNLKCNSEKMLAHHLSGSKHQKRLSANKRNAVVAWVPVALRGIVQ; translated from the exons ATGACTGTGCCTTGTGCAGTGGACCCATTGCTGGTGATTAGGGAAGCGCTGCTGTCACAGCTTCAGAAGGATCGTCTTCGCCAGGAGATCATCCAGGTTGAGTTGGCTAAGATAGAGCGTGCCATGGTCCTGTGCAAGTGCAACAGCTCACATCATGGTATTGCCGCTGATGATGTGGAATGGACTAGGCCTGCTCCCTTCACCTTCAGGGAGCAGTCCATGCGACCTTGGCGATGGTCAGTCAGTCAAGAATGTTATGTCGATGTGGATGAGGTTCATGATCGAAAGCAAAAGGAGGGAAGGCACAGGAGTGTAGTGTTGAAGTCTGAGAAGCCTGCCATGGAAGATGGTGAATGCTTGAGACCTTGTTGTAATGGTAAGGCAAGTCAGGAGAATTCAAAAGTCGAAGATCAGAAATCACAAGAATCCAGTGAG ACCATACAGCCCAAGACGACTTTGCCTTCAGTGAAATGGGAACTGACAGGAATAACAATACCAGTTAAGAAAAAGAAACGACACCAGAAACTGAGTTGTGAAATCTGCCAGGTGCAAGCAACTAGTGAGCACAGCTTACAAGAACACCGTGCAGGGCGTAAGCACCAATTAAAAGAAGCAATTGATCAGAAGGTACAATTAACAGAAGAATCCTCTTCCAGCACAGAGCAGAAAACATCCTCGATAAAATGGAGCTGCAGTACATGCCAGGCCAACGGTACAAGCGAATCAGACCTGAAGGAGCATCTAAATGGAAGAACACACCGACAAAACATTAAAGCGCAACTCATGGAGAGTGATGGCATTGCTAAGACTAATGAGCTGCAGGAACCAGAGTGCCCTAAGAACAATGCACCACAACATTCAGAGAAGCCACCTCCGATGAGTTCTACCCATTGCCTAGCGAACTCTACTCATGAATTGGAGTTACGAGGGCACCTTTTAGCTAAGCCTCAAGCTCTACTGGACGAAATCAGTAACCTGTCAAGGAATTCTGAGTCGCGAGAAGCCACGGTGCTTCCGAACATTGCACCGCAACATACAGAGCAGACTCCAGGATCAAATTGTAGCATACTTCAAGCTGATTCTGATTGCAAATTAGACTTGGAGCACCAATTTGGAGCGAAGATACACCAACTGAATGTCCAGGACCTACTTGAAGAAGCCAAGAAAACAGGAGATTTTCCACCAGAAATTGCCAAGGACCAGCAACCGCCCTCTGAATGGGGTTGTGTTATCTGTCAGGCAAAATGTTACTCCGCACCTCAATTCGCTCAGCACTGCAGAGGCAAGAAACACCAAAAGAAGGTGGAGGCACTACAAGGAGGCGTGGATGCCAAATCAAGTAATCTGACGACAGTGCACAAAGCAGCTTCAAATGGTCCTGACTGCAGCAGTTCGAGTTCAGAGAAGGTGGAGGATCAGACAGCATTGTGGTCGTGCGGGGTTTGCAATGTGCAGTGCAACAGCGAGAGTATGCTTGCAGGCCATTGTAAGGAGGAGGAACATATGGAGAAACAGAAGTTGCGGGATTTCTGCGAGGTCTGCAATTTGAAGTGCAACAGCGAAAAGATGCTTGCTCACCATCTTTCTGGGAGTAAGCACCAGAAAAGGCTCAGTGCGAACAAGCGAAATGCAGTTGTGGCTTGGGTCCCGGTGGCACTGAGGGGAATTGTACAGTAA